Part of the Bacillota bacterium genome is shown below.
GGGGGAAAACGCTTCATTGAAGTCCCCCAAAAAAATAAACTTGGCCCGGACGGGTCTTTCGCTTACCACCAGGGCCAGTTAATCCACGCCCCGCCGGCCAAAGCCAGAAGGGCCAAGGTCACGAGGGCTCGGAGGAGAGCCTTCAAAGTATCGACCTCCTTTCCTGATTATACCACGAACCGCATTCAGACTGGAACGAAACTGCGGGTTCGTGGGCCGGCTTTAGCCGGTACCCTCATGCCCACCCACGGGTTGGTCTAGTTGCTTCCCGTCCGGGCCGTGTTTGTCTGTCAAGGTTGTTGAAAAAGCGGCCTGCTGGCTGGGAGCCAAGCAGGCCGCCGAAGGGCTGGCGCCGACTCGGGCAACCCGGCCGTCCTGGCGCGCCGGAGCGCGCTGTAGACCCGTGATTTTGCGCCCCCGGCTTTCGCCGGGTTTGCCTTTTTCCGATGGTCTTGCTTATCGTCTCTCTCGACAGGTCCCGGCGGGTTTCCCGTCCGGGGCCAAGCTTTGCCAAATTTCGCGAGAAATGTCGCCTGGCTCCGGGCTCAGCATTCGGTCATCCCGGTGACCCGGCCGCCCTCGATCAGGAAGGTTCTGTCCCTGGTCATCCCGGTGATTCTCGTCTTGATCGGGCGGATGGGGTTGGTGCAGTGGAACCGGGTAACCCAAAGGCCACGTTTTGTCTCGGCAGTCATTTAGTCGTCTGTCGTCGAGCCGGGCTTAATAAGGAGATTCAGTGGTAGAGGGCCGTACGCGTCAAAGAATCCGGGCGTTGCGGGCCCGGTCGAGGTCTTTCCTGGTTCGCGCCCGGCCGTGTGACTATCGTAGACCGCCCGCGCGGCGGCCAGCCTTAGACCCGAAGGCTGATTTTTCCTGCGACTCCGTTGCCGCGGGCCCGTCCAAGTGATATTCTCGACTTGGCCCGTCCCCAAACCGACCGCGACTGGAGGGATCCACGGTGATCGAAGCGCTGCTCACCGAGACCTCGAGGAGTCTTCGCGAGGAGGTCCGGGCCTTCGTCCGCGAGGACGTCCCCAAGGACCTCATCCTGGCCATGGACGGCGAGGCGATCCACTATCCCAAGGAATACCTGGAACGGGCGGCCGCCAGGCACCTGCTCGGCCTGCGCTTCCCGAACGAGTACGGCGGGCGCGGGTTGCCCTGGACGGAGGAGATCGTCGCCCTGGAAGAAGTGGGCGTCCTCGGGACCTCCCTGGCCTGCCTGTATTCCCTGCCGAGCATCGTTGGGGAGGCCCTGAACGTCTTCGGCACTTCCGAACAGAAGGCCAAGTACCTCGGCCCGACTTTGGCGGGCCGGTTGTGCACGGCCGAAGCCCTGACCGAGCCGCGCGGCGGTTCCGACTTCTTCGGGACGACGATGACCGCCCGCCGCGAGGGCGACGTCTACCTGCTCAGCGGCCAGAAGCGCTTCGTCGTCGGGGCCGAAGGGGCCGACTACTTCCTCGCCTATGCCCGCACCGACCCGGCCGCCCCTCCCCATCGGGGGATCAGCGCCTTCATCGTCGAACGAGGCCCGGGGGTCAAGGTCGAGTACCTCTACGGCCTGCTGGGGACGCGCGGCGGCGGGACCGGACGGGTCCTCTTCCAGGACGCCCGGGTCCCCGCCGAGAACCTGGTCGGCCGGGAGAACGGAGCCTCGGACATCTTCTACCGGATGATGATCCCCGAGCGGATGACCACCGCCGCGGGCTCGCTGGGGCTCGCCCGGGCGGCCTTCGACATCGCCGCGCGCTATGCCACGAAGCGCAAGGCCTTCGGGCGGCGGATCAAGGACTTCCAGGCAGTCAGCTTCAAGATCGCCGACTCCCTGACCAAGCTCGACGCGGCCTCGGCGATGGTCCACGCGGCGGCGGCCTCGGCCGACCGGGACCCGGACGCCTCGCGGGTCCGCCGAATGGTCTCCGAGGCCAAGAAGTTCGCCACCGAGTCGGCCTGGGAGGTCGTCAACCTGTCCATGCAGGTCCTCGGCGGGATCGGCTACACGACGGTCTTCCCGGTCGAGCGTTACCTCCGCGATGCCCGAATCATGATGATCTGGACCGGGACCAACGAGGTCATGGACCTCATCATCCAGCATGAGTTCTTCGCCGCGCTCGAGGCGGCCATCCGCCCTGGCGGCTCCCTCCGCGACCTGGAGGCCGACGCCCGCGACGCCCGGGACGAGGAAAAGATCTACGAGTGATTGGGGACGGCGCGAGGCGGTTGCCCCGGGTCCATCGGCCGTGCTAAACTGAACCTGTACGGCGCCCGCCAATCGCGGGATATAACCCAAGTGCCTTGACAGAAGGGAGACTGCCTTTGAATCCGGTCATCTTCGAGGTCGGACCGTTCGCCGTCCGCTGGTATGGAGTGCTCATGGGGGCCTCGGTGGCCATCGGTGCCTACCTGGCCTACCGCCAGGCCCGGCGCTGGGGGGTGAACGAGGACCATGTCCTGACGGTTATCCCTCTGGCCATCATCCTGGGCCTCATCGGCGCCCGGGTGGGCTACGTCGTCACCAATTGGGGCTACTATGCCACCAACCAGGCGGAGATCATCGCCACCTGGCACGGTGGCCTTTCCTTCCATGGGGCGATCATCGGCGGCGCTCTCGCCATCTGGCTCTACGCCATCTACAGCAAGATCAGTTTCTACCGTTACGTTGACTTGATGGTTCCCGGGGTGGCCGTGGGGATCATCCTGGTCCGCATCGGCAACTTGATCAACGGGGAATCGATGGGCCGCGCCTTCGGGTCCTCGATGACCGCTCACCCCACCCAGATCTACGGTTCCCTGATCGGGGTCGTCCTGCTGATCATCGCCCTCAGACAGCAGGCCCACGTCCCGCCGCCCGGCTACATGTTCTGGACCTTCGTCTTCTGGTACTCGCTCCTCCGGGCGGTCGTCGAGGAGACCTTCCGAGACAACCCGCTCTACGTCTGGGGTTATGTCAATCCCAAGCTGGGCATCGGGCTCTTCACCCTGACCCAGATCGTCAGCCTGCCCCTGATCCTCCTGGCGGCCTACATGCTCTGGCGAATTCGGCACCGGGCCACAAAGGAGAGCGTGCCGAGCGCGGCGATCGACCCGGCCGCCGGAGCCGACGGGCAGGACGGCTGACCATGGCGCGCGGCGGGCGGCGCCACCCGTCCGGCCCGCCATCCCCCATCTCGCCCAATGAATGAGCCGCCCTGAGGTCGGTCGACCGTCCGGGCGGCTCTCGGTTTTCTGGAGAATGGCCATGACGACCCCGCAATGTCGGATTTAGCAGGCCTGCTTACTCGATGTACCGCCTCAAGGCCGGCCTCTTGAGAAGGAAGATGAGGAGAGGGTAACCCAGCACATACCCGGCGACGGCTTCGCCGGCGGCAATGTATAGGGCGGTCAGCCAATAGGGCAGGTTCGATAAGGCGCTGACATAGGCCGCGACGACCAGGGCGTTGATGACGATGGGCGGGAGCGGAGCCAGGATCGGTCGGGGCACCCTCGATGTCAGGTAGGCCGCCAAAAGGGTGGCCAGGCTGCCGAAGACCACGTCGTACCACCCGAGCCCGGTGAAGAAGAGGCCGAAGAGGTTGGCCACCAGGCACCCGACGAAAAGTCCAGGGATGCTCAGCCGAGAGATGAAGGGCAGGACGGTCAGGGCCTCGGCCACCCGGACCTGCAGGGCCGAGTAGCTGATGGGGGCCAGGGCCAGGGTCAGGGCGGCGTAGATGGCGGCAATCATGGCCACCCGGGTGATCCTTTGGGCCGGGGACCTCTCGGCCGGGGACTTGGGCTCATCATGTTCCCTAATCTCTTCGTTCAAGGTCTGCTCTTCCCCTCGTTTCTGAAGCCCGTTTCACGGAGGCCGGCCTTGCGGTGCCCGATGTCGCGTCGGTAGTGGGTCCCCTCGAAGTGGATGAGGTCCACCGCCGCGTAGGCCCGAGCGATGGCCTCCTCGAGCCCGGCGGCCGTCGCGGTGACCCCGAGGACGCGCCCGCCGGAGGTGCACAATCGACCCTCGGCATCCCGCGAGGTCCCGGCATGGAAGACAGTGACCCCCGGGCCGAGGTCGGCCCCCAAGCCGGTGATCGGACGCCCTTTGACATAACGCCCCGGATACCCGCCGGAGGCCATCACCACGCAGACGGCGGCCTCGTCGGTGAGGTCGATGGTCACCCCGTCCAGCGAACCCCGGGCCGCCGCCAGAAGCACCGGGACCAGGTCCCCCTTGATCCTCGGCAGGACGGCCTGGGTCTCGGGGTCACCGAGGCGGGCGTTGAATTCCAGGACCTTGGGTCCCGCGGCCGTCAGCATCAGCCCGGCGAAAAGGATCCCCCGGAAGGGACGGCCGACCCGGGCCATGGCCTGGACGATCGGGTCGAGGATGGTCCGACCGACGGCCTCAGCCACCGCCGAGGTGTAGGCCGGGACCGGCGAGAAGGCCCCCATGCCGCCGGTGTTCGGCCCGCGGTCACCGTCGTAGACCGCCTTGTGGTCCTCGGCCGCGGCTAGGGGCAGGGCCCGCTGACCGTCGCAGATGGCGAAGACCGAGACCTCTTCACCGACCAGGAACTCCTCGACGACCACCCGCCGACCGGCCGAGCCCAAGGCCGCCCTGACCATCGCCTCGTTGAGCGCCGCGAGGGCCTCGGCCCGATCCCTGGCGATGATCACGCCCTTGCCGGCCGACAGACCGTCGGCCTTCACCACCAGCGGCCCCTCCGGCCGCCCGCTGACGTAGTCCCGGGCCTCCTCCGCGACCTCGAAGACCCGATAGTTGGCGGTGGGAATGCCGCTTCGCCGCATCAGATCCTTGGCGAAGACCTTGCTGCTTTCAATGGCCGTCGCGGCGGCCGTGGGACCGAAGGCGGCTAGGCCCCGGGCGGTGAAGGCATCGACCAACCCCGCGGCCAGTGGGTCTTCAGGACCGACGACGGTCAGGTCGATCCGCCTGTCCTCGGCCAGACGAACCAGCGCCCCGACGTCCCTCGGGTCGCCCGGCAGCCGCCGGGCCAGGCCCTCCATCCCCGGATTGCCGGGGATGACAAAGACTTCGTCCACCAGCGGGCTTTGGCGGATCTTCCAGACCAGGGCGTGCTCTCGACCGCCCGACCCGATGACCAGGACTCTCATGGCCCCGCCACCTTCGCCGGGCCTAGTGCCGGAAGTGACGGATGCCCGTAAAGAGCATGGTCAGCCCGGCCTTCTGGCAGACGGCGATGGACTCGTCGTCGCGGATGGAGCCGCCCGGCTGGACGATGGCGGAGACGCCGGCGGCCACGGCCGCCTCGACCACGTCGGCGAAGGGGAAGAAGCCGTCGGAGGCTAGGACGGCCCCCAGGACCCGCTCACCGGCATGCTCGATGGCCAACTTGGCGGCATCGATGCGGTTGGTCTGGCCGGCCCCGATGCCGACGGTGGCCCCGCCCCTGGCCACGACGATGGCGTTGGACTTGACGTGCTTGACCACCGTCCAGGCCAGCTCGAGCTGGGCCAGGACGGGGGCGGTCGGGGCGGGCCCGGCGACCAGCCGCCAGCCGGCGGCGGTTTCCTGAGCGACGGCGACATCGGCCGTCTGCAGAAGCAGGCCGCCGCTGATCCGGCGGAGGTCGTAACCGGCCGCTCGGGTCACCTCCCGCCGTTCGCCGGCGGGCGGCTGGACCACCAGCAATCGGAGGTCCCTGCGGGCCGCCAGGACCTCGAGGGCCTCGGCCTCGAAGCCCGGGGCGATGACGATCTCCAGGAAGATCTTGGCCAACTCGACCGCGGTGGCCCGGTCACAGGAGCGGTTCAGGGCGACGATACCGCCGAAGATGGACACCGGGTCGGCGTCGTGGGCCCGGCGATAGGCCTCGGCCAGGGTGTCGGCCACGGCCGCCCCGCACGGGTTATTGTGCTTGACGACCACGGCGGCCGGGCGGTCGAACTCGGTGACCGTCTCGAGGGCCGCCTGCGCGTCCATCAGGTTGTTGTAGGACAGTTCCTTGCCCTGCAGCTTGGTGGCCCCGGCCAGGCTGGACGGCGAGGCGAAAGGCTCGCTGTAGAGGGCTGCCTGCTGGTGCGGGTTCTCGCCGTAGCGAAGGTCCTGTACTTTATCAAAGTAAAGCAACAGCCGCTCCGGCCGGTCGGCCGGGGAGTGCCCCTGCCGCCTCAACAGCCAGCCGGAGATGATCGCATCGTAGTTGGCCGTATGACGGAAGGCCTCGACCGCCAGGCGGTACCTGGTGGCCGCCCCGACCGCCCCGTTGGCTTTGAGTTCCTCGAGCACCGGGCCATAGTCTTCGGGATCGACGACGACGGTCACGTAGCGGTGGTTCTTGGCCGCCGAGCGGATCATCGTCGGCCCGCCGATGTCGATGTTCTCGATGGCCTCGTCGAAGGTCACCCCCGGCTGCTCAACGGTGGCCCGAAAGGGGTAGAGGTTGACGACGACCATGTCGATGGGCTCGATCCCCAGGTCGGCCAGTTGCCGCAGGTGCTCCGGTTTGTCGCGGGCGGCCAGGATGCCGGCGTGGACGCCCGGCTGAAGGGTCTTCACCCGCCCATCCAGGATTTCCGGGAAACCGGTCACGTCCGAGACCTCTCTGACCGGGAGTCCGGATTGTCTGAGAAGACGGGCGGTCCCACCCGTCGAGATGACCTCGAACCCCAGGTCCAGGAGCTCTTGAACAAACCCCTTGATTCCGGTCTTGTCGGACACACTGACTAACGCACGTCTTGGCATGATGTGGCCTCCTCCCCGAGGATGCGGACCCGCCGCCCGATCACCTCGAGGCGCCCGGCGGCGTACAGGCGGATGGCTTCTGGATAGGCCTGGTGTTCCTGTTCGAGGATCCGGGCGGCGAGGGTCTCGACGTCGTCTCCCTCGAGGACTGGGACGGCCCGCTGGAGGATGATCGGCCCCGAGTCCATGCCCTTGTCGACGAAGTGGACGGTGCAGCCGGTCACCTTGACCCCGTGCTCCAAGGCCTGCTTCTGGGCGTCGACGCCGGGAAAGGCCGGCAGGAGGGCGGGGTGGATGTTCATCACCCGCCCGCCGAAGGCATCGAGGAGCGTCGGACCGACGATCCGCATGTACCCGGCCAGGCAGACGAGGTCGACGTGATGGGCGCGGAGGGTCTCGACCACGGCCCGCTCGTGCTCGGCCCGACCTCCGTAGGCCCGCCGGTCGACGACCACGGCCGGCGCCCCGTGCCGCCTGGCCCGCTCGATGGCCGCGGCCCCCGGCTTGTCACTGATGACCACGGCCAGGCGGGCGTCGAGCCGTCCGGCCTTGACGGCGTCAATGATCGCCTGCAGGTTGGTCCCCCGGCCGGAGGCCAGGACGCCCAGGGCGACCATCTAGGCGAAGCGGACTCGGGCATCCGGTCCGGCGGCGACCGTTCCGATCGGCCAGGCCCGCTCGCCCAGCTGGCGCAGGCGGCCGATCAGGCCGTCGGCCTTGGCCGGTTCGATCGCCATGACCATCCCGAGGCCCATGTTCCAGGTCCGGAAACACTCGTCCTCATCGACGCGGCCGTGCCGGGCCAGGTACTCGAAGACCGGGGGGATGTCCCACGACCCCTGGTCGATGACCGCTCCGTGCCCGTCCGGCAGGATCCGGCCGACGTTGCGGACCAGCCCCCCGCCGGTGATGTGGGCGGCCGCCGCCACCGGGAACTCGCCGCCGACGGCGATAAGGTGGCGGGCGTAGATCCGGGTCGGCTCGAGAAGCTCCTCGCCGAGGGTCCGGCCGAACTCGTCGACGAACTTGCCCAGCCGCAGGCCGGCCCGCTCGACGATCCCCCGGACCAGTGAATAGCCGTTGGAATGGAGTCCCGACGAGGCCAGGCCGATCAGGACGTAGCCGGCCCTGACCCGGTCCTTGCCCCAAAGCCGGTCCTTGTCGGCCGCGCCGACGGAGAACCCGACCAGGTCGTACTCGTTCTCATCGTACATCCCGGGCATCTCGGCCGTCTCGCCGCCGATCAGGGCGCAACCCGCCTGGCGGCAGCCGGCCACGACGCCGGCCACGATGGCCTCGAGACGGGACGGGACGAGCTTCCCGGTGGCCACGTAGTCCAGGAAGAAGAGGGGTTCGGCCCCGGCCGCGGCCACGTCGTCAACGCACATGGCCACGCAATCGAGGCCCACCGTGTCGTGCTTGTCCAGAGCGAAGGCGATCTTCAGCTTGGTCCCAACCCCGTCGGCCCCAGAGACCAGCACCGGGCGGGGCCAGGTGCCGGGGTCCAGCTCGAAGCGGTTGCCGAAGCCGCGACCGGTGAACATCGCCCCCGGCCGGGCCGTTCCCCGGATGAGGTCCTGGATCCTCGAGACGGCCATCTCGGCCAGTTCAGTATCGACGCCGGTCTGGCGGTAGGTCAGGCGGTCGGCACTGTCCGGGCGGCGGTCCGGGCGGTCTTCCTTATCGGGCATGGGGTTTACCTCCAGCGATCTCGGCCATGGCCGGACTGGACATCTCCAAGTCGAACTTGCCGGCCGGCTCGATTTCCACCGGGTAGTCGCGATTGAAGCAGGCTACGCAGAGGTCCTGGCGCGGCAGCCCGGTAGCCTCGGCCAAGGCCTCGACCTTCAGGAAATCCAGGCTGTCGGCCCCGACCAGTTGGCGGATGTCCTCGATGGCCTTCTGGGCGGCGATCAGCTCACCGCTGGCCGAGGTATCGATGCCGAAGAAGCACGGGTTCATGTAGGGGGGCGAACCGATCCTCAGGTGGACCTCCCGGGCCCCGGCCTCCCGCAATAGCTTGACCAGATGCCGGGAAGTCGTTCCGCGGACGATGGAATCGTCGACCAGGACGACCCGCTTCCCGTTGATCACCTTGCGCAGTGGGTTGAGCTTGACCCGCACCCCGAACTGCCGGGTCGACTGGCTCGGCTGGATGAAGGTGCGGCCGATGTAGCGGTTCTTGATCAGCCCGATCTCATAGGGGATGCCGGCCTCCTCGGCGTAGCCGGTGGCCGCCGAGATGCTCGAGTCGGGCACCCCGACGACGATGTCGGCCTCGACCGGGTAGTCGCGCGCCAGCCGGCGCCCGAACTCCTTGCGGACGGCATGAACGTTGTGGCCGTTCAGGTTGGAGTCCGGGCGGGCCAGGTAGATGAACTCAAAAGCGCACAGGGCGGGGCGGCCCGCCGGGACGGCCGGCCGGCTCTCCATCCC
Proteins encoded:
- the purN gene encoding phosphoribosylglycinamide formyltransferase produces the protein MVALGVLASGRGTNLQAIIDAVKAGRLDARLAVVISDKPGAAAIERARRHGAPAVVVDRRAYGGRAEHERAVVETLRAHHVDLVCLAGYMRIVGPTLLDAFGGRVMNIHPALLPAFPGVDAQKQALEHGVKVTGCTVHFVDKGMDSGPIILQRAVPVLEGDDVETLAARILEQEHQAYPEAIRLYAAGRLEVIGRRVRILGEEATSCQDVR
- the purD gene encoding phosphoribosylamine--glycine ligase, encoding MRVLVIGSGGREHALVWKIRQSPLVDEVFVIPGNPGMEGLARRLPGDPRDVGALVRLAEDRRIDLTVVGPEDPLAAGLVDAFTARGLAAFGPTAAATAIESSKVFAKDLMRRSGIPTANYRVFEVAEEARDYVSGRPEGPLVVKADGLSAGKGVIIARDRAEALAALNEAMVRAALGSAGRRVVVEEFLVGEEVSVFAICDGQRALPLAAAEDHKAVYDGDRGPNTGGMGAFSPVPAYTSAVAEAVGRTILDPIVQAMARVGRPFRGILFAGLMLTAAGPKVLEFNARLGDPETQAVLPRIKGDLVPVLLAAARGSLDGVTIDLTDEAAVCVVMASGGYPGRYVKGRPITGLGADLGPGVTVFHAGTSRDAEGRLCTSGGRVLGVTATAAGLEEAIARAYAAVDLIHFEGTHYRRDIGHRKAGLRETGFRNEGKSRP
- the purM gene encoding phosphoribosylformylglycinamidine cyclo-ligase; this encodes MPDKEDRPDRRPDSADRLTYRQTGVDTELAEMAVSRIQDLIRGTARPGAMFTGRGFGNRFELDPGTWPRPVLVSGADGVGTKLKIAFALDKHDTVGLDCVAMCVDDVAAAGAEPLFFLDYVATGKLVPSRLEAIVAGVVAGCRQAGCALIGGETAEMPGMYDENEYDLVGFSVGAADKDRLWGKDRVRAGYVLIGLASSGLHSNGYSLVRGIVERAGLRLGKFVDEFGRTLGEELLEPTRIYARHLIAVGGEFPVAAAAHITGGGLVRNVGRILPDGHGAVIDQGSWDIPPVFEYLARHGRVDEDECFRTWNMGLGMVMAIEPAKADGLIGRLRQLGERAWPIGTVAAGPDARVRFA
- the purH gene encoding bifunctional phosphoribosylaminoimidazolecarboxamide formyltransferase/IMP cyclohydrolase — translated: MPRRALVSVSDKTGIKGFVQELLDLGFEVISTGGTARLLRQSGLPVREVSDVTGFPEILDGRVKTLQPGVHAGILAARDKPEHLRQLADLGIEPIDMVVVNLYPFRATVEQPGVTFDEAIENIDIGGPTMIRSAAKNHRYVTVVVDPEDYGPVLEELKANGAVGAATRYRLAVEAFRHTANYDAIISGWLLRRQGHSPADRPERLLLYFDKVQDLRYGENPHQQAALYSEPFASPSSLAGATKLQGKELSYNNLMDAQAALETVTEFDRPAAVVVKHNNPCGAAVADTLAEAYRRAHDADPVSIFGGIVALNRSCDRATAVELAKIFLEIVIAPGFEAEALEVLAARRDLRLLVVQPPAGERREVTRAAGYDLRRISGGLLLQTADVAVAQETAAGWRLVAGPAPTAPVLAQLELAWTVVKHVKSNAIVVARGGATVGIGAGQTNRIDAAKLAIEHAGERVLGAVLASDGFFPFADVVEAAVAAGVSAIVQPGGSIRDDESIAVCQKAGLTMLFTGIRHFRH
- a CDS encoding QueT transporter family protein, with protein sequence MNEEIREHDEPKSPAERSPAQRITRVAMIAAIYAALTLALAPISYSALQVRVAEALTVLPFISRLSIPGLFVGCLVANLFGLFFTGLGWYDVVFGSLATLLAAYLTSRVPRPILAPLPPIVINALVVAAYVSALSNLPYWLTALYIAAGEAVAGYVLGYPLLIFLLKRPALRRYIE
- the lgt gene encoding prolipoprotein diacylglyceryl transferase, producing MNPVIFEVGPFAVRWYGVLMGASVAIGAYLAYRQARRWGVNEDHVLTVIPLAIILGLIGARVGYVVTNWGYYATNQAEIIATWHGGLSFHGAIIGGALAIWLYAIYSKISFYRYVDLMVPGVAVGIILVRIGNLINGESMGRAFGSSMTAHPTQIYGSLIGVVLLIIALRQQAHVPPPGYMFWTFVFWYSLLRAVVEETFRDNPLYVWGYVNPKLGIGLFTLTQIVSLPLILLAAYMLWRIRHRATKESVPSAAIDPAAGADGQDG
- the purF gene encoding amidophosphoribosyltransferase, whose amino-acid sequence is MPDEVITGLDDKVHDACGVFGIYGHPQASRLTYYGLYALQHRGQESAGIVSADGGRVHVHKGMGLVSEVFDDIDIDQLSGHLAIGHVRYSTTGSSLIGNAQPLLVRYRRGMLALAHNGNLVNAGRLRRQLEDQGSIFQTSVDTEVIAHLVARLGSNGLESAIAASLSLVRGGYALLFLTEDRIIGVRDPNGIRPLALGKLGEAWVLASESCAFDTIGGEFVREVGPGEMIILSERGMESRPAVPAGRPALCAFEFIYLARPDSNLNGHNVHAVRKEFGRRLARDYPVEADIVVGVPDSSISAATGYAEEAGIPYEIGLIKNRYIGRTFIQPSQSTRQFGVRVKLNPLRKVINGKRVVLVDDSIVRGTTSRHLVKLLREAGAREVHLRIGSPPYMNPCFFGIDTSASGELIAAQKAIEDIRQLVGADSLDFLKVEALAEATGLPRQDLCVACFNRDYPVEIEPAGKFDLEMSSPAMAEIAGGKPHAR
- a CDS encoding acyl-CoA dehydrogenase family protein, whose translation is MIEALLTETSRSLREEVRAFVREDVPKDLILAMDGEAIHYPKEYLERAAARHLLGLRFPNEYGGRGLPWTEEIVALEEVGVLGTSLACLYSLPSIVGEALNVFGTSEQKAKYLGPTLAGRLCTAEALTEPRGGSDFFGTTMTARREGDVYLLSGQKRFVVGAEGADYFLAYARTDPAAPPHRGISAFIVERGPGVKVEYLYGLLGTRGGGTGRVLFQDARVPAENLVGRENGASDIFYRMMIPERMTTAAGSLGLARAAFDIAARYATKRKAFGRRIKDFQAVSFKIADSLTKLDAASAMVHAAAASADRDPDASRVRRMVSEAKKFATESAWEVVNLSMQVLGGIGYTTVFPVERYLRDARIMMIWTGTNEVMDLIIQHEFFAALEAAIRPGGSLRDLEADARDARDEEKIYE